One segment of Pseudophryne corroboree isolate aPseCor3 chromosome 10, aPseCor3.hap2, whole genome shotgun sequence DNA contains the following:
- the CDC42EP5 gene encoding cdc42 effector protein 5 translates to MPILKQSSSHSKKRTRIDREMISAPLGDFRHTMHVGRGGDVFGDTSFLSNHGPASPPPAEVPTSKKNGLMKLAGTGDHEEAKMSDSLSQRSQSSGIGSGAGSVSSSPVNNVSSKEDSLWNNSCAGGNTDQLDWLSPGRDCGLKHAESMLSFHLDLGPSILDEVLGVMDRDPPSSEWSSPDDQCDLGFKFSSVSTTVNEKHTQSSSTIEPHSLPSTLPITNPGLDYNSSTTSENPDRNGSIDEEDSEEEKRSIYEGIADSPEQHDGSLHIRHHAELDDDDDDDDEEEVGQGYTFDEDLDDEIGV, encoded by the coding sequence ATGCCAATCCTCAAGCAGTCCAGCTCCCACTCAAAGAAGCGAACCCGCATTGATCGAGAGATGATCAGTGCCCCACTGGGGGATTTTAGACACACCATGCATGTTGGAAGAGGAGGGGATGTGTTTGGGGACACCTCCTTCCTTAGCAATCATGGTCCTGCCTCGCctccaccagcagaagtaccaacTTCCAAGAAAAATGGCCTCATGAAACTGGCTGGTACAGGAGATCATGAGGAAGCTAAAATGTCAGACTCTTTAAGTCAACGTTCACAGTCATCAGGTATAGGCTCTGGTGCAGGGAGTGTTTCTTCAAGCCCAGTCAATAATGTGTCATCTAAAGAAGACAGTTTATGGAACAACAGTTGTGCAGGAGGGAACACTGATCAACTTGATTGGCTATCACCTGGAAGGGATTGCGGGTTGAAACATGCAGAATCCATGTTGTCCTTCCACCTTGACTTGGGCCCATCCATCTTGGATGAAGTATTAGGTGTGATGGACAGAGATCCTCCCAGCTCTGAATGGAGCAGTCCAGATGACCAGTGTGATTTAGGCTTCAAGTTTTCCTCTGTAAGTACTACAGTTAATGAaaaacacacacagtcctcctccaCTATAGAGCCACATAGTCTACCCAGTACACTACCAATTACAAACCCTGGCTTGGACTACAACTCAAGTACGACTTCAGAAAATCCAGACAGAAATGGATCCATTGATGAAGAGGACAGTGAAGAAGAAAAACGTTCCATCTATGAAGGTATTGCAGATAGTCCAGAGCAACATGACGGCAGTCTACACATCAGGCACCATGCAGAgcttgatgatgacgacgatgatgatgatgaagaggaaGTTGGCCAGGGTTACACATTTGATGAAGACCTCGATGACGAGATTGGTGTATAG